From one Trifolium pratense cultivar HEN17-A07 linkage group LG1, ARS_RC_1.1, whole genome shotgun sequence genomic stretch:
- the LOC123906043 gene encoding homogentisate solanesyltransferase, chloroplastic has translation MELSTSSSSSLSLHSHSIRNSISSTKFTTPKAASLLFSGFSKHLCSIGLYHHHHHTTFSTHVLRPKRQYNRPISIRACSEAGAVGSDPPFPDKVVDLKDAFWRFLRPHTIRGTALGSAALVSRALIENSNLIKWSLLLKAFSGLFALICGNGYIVGINQIYDISIDKVNKPYLPIAAGDLSVQSAWFLVIFFAAAGLSIVGLNFGPFIFSLYSLGLFLGTIYSVPPLRMKRFPVAAFLIIATVRGFLLNFGVYYATRAALGLAFEWSSPVVFITTFVTFFALVIAITKDLPDVEGDRRYQISTFATKLGVRNIAFLGSGILLMNYVVTILAAIYMPQAFRRWLLIPAHTLFASSLIYQVQILEKANYTKEAISGFYRFIWNLFYAEYALFPFI, from the exons ATGGAGCTCTctacttcttcttcatcttcacttTCTCTTCATTCACATTCCATAAGGAATTCAATCTCATCTACCAAGTTCACAACCCCTAAAGCTGCTTCTCTTTTGTTCTCTGGATTTTCCAAACATCTTTGTTCAATTGGgctttatcatcatcatcatcacaccACTTTTTCAACTCATGTTCTAAGACCAAAGAGACAATACAATAGACCCATTTCTATCAGG GCCTGCAGTGAAGCTGGAGCTGTTGGATCCGATCCTCCATTTCCTGATAAAGTTGTAGATTTGAAAGATGCATTCTGGAGATTTTTAAGGCCACATACTATACGTGGTACAGCCCTAGGTTCTGC TGCTTTGGTGTCAAGGGCGTTGATCGAGAACTCAAATTTGATAAAGTGGTCTCTTTTGCTCAAAGCATTCTCTGGTCTTTTTGCTCTGATTTGTGGGAATGGTTATATAGTTGGCATCAATCAAATATATGACATTAGCATTGACAA GGTAAACAAACCTTATTTACCTATAGCTGCAGGAGATCTTTCTGTCCAATCTGCATGGTTCTTGGTTATATTCTTTGCAGCAGCTGGCCTATCGATTGTAGGATTGAACTTTGGGccctttattttttctctttactCACTTGGCCTTTTTCTTGGTACTATCTATTCCGTTCCTCCACTTAGGATGAAACGCTTTCCTGTTGCGGCATTTCTTATTATTGCTACG GTACGAGGTTTTCTACTTAACTTTGGTGTGTACTATGCCACTAGAGCTGCTCTTGGACTTGCCTTTGAGTGGAG CTCTCCTGTGGTTTTTATCACAACTTTCGTAACATTTTTTGCATTGGTAATTGCTATAACAAAAGATCTTCCGGATGTTGAAGGTGATCGCAG GTATCAGATATCGACCTTTGCTACAAAATTAGGAGTTCGGAACATTGCTTTCCTTGGTTCTGGAATTTTGCTGATGAACTATGTTGTTACCATATTGGCTGCAATTTATATGCCACAG GCTTTCAGGCGATGGTTACTAATACCAGCTCATACATTATTTGCTTCAAGCTTGATCTACCAG GTCCAGATATTAGAAAAAGCAAATTATACAAAG GAAGCAATATCAGGATTCTATCGATTCATTTGGAATTTGTTCTATGCTGAGTATGCATTATTTCCTTTCATTTAG